A region of Vitis riparia cultivar Riparia Gloire de Montpellier isolate 1030 chromosome 1, EGFV_Vit.rip_1.0, whole genome shotgun sequence DNA encodes the following proteins:
- the LOC117919020 gene encoding protein NEOXANTHIN-DEFICIENT 1 isoform X3 — translation MPYLKPVEAEEKSSSGYGKPPWIFKGRALYQLHLVKAETARAFIPKEFRLVEAFGYTLGGFFLASYEDSPAGVFDELVVIAGIVWNPPTSCAWAARVLVNSDEACVHGRKAVGLPSQVARFSKRITAIPRQQRSKTNGFLNMIGIGNTFNSPKDCMDVQVTEIEGRTAADACSVNLNTAVPLLKPEKWMGPAIKMSLPSFSGHTVYNPNLLKYSCQIECRTPTEKI, via the exons ATG CCCTATTTGAAGCCGGTGGAAGCCGAGGAAAAATCTTCCTCGGGTTATGGCAAACCTCCATGGATATTCAAAGGCCG TGCCTTGTACCAGCTCCACCTTGTGAAAGCAGAAACCGCTAGAGCTTTCATCCCAAAAGAGTTCAGATTAGTTGAAGCTTTTGG ATACACTCTTGGTGGCTTTTTTCTTGCCAGTTATGAGGACAGCCCAGCTGGAGTTTTTGATGAG CTCGTGGTGATTGCAGGGATAGTGTGGAACCCACCAACATCTTGCGC ATGGGCTGCTAGAGTGCTTGTGAACAGTGATGAAGCTTGTGTTCATGGACGGAAG GCTGTAGGGCTTCCAAGTCAGGTTGCAAGGTTTTCAAAG AGAATTACTGCAATTCCAAGGCAACAAAGGAGTAAGACCAATGGCTTTCTTAACATGATCGGCATCGGTAATACTTTCAATAGTCCAAAGGATTGTATGGATGTTCAAGTGACAGAAATTGAGGGTCGTACTGCTGCAGATGCCTGTAGTGTTAACCTTAACACTGCTG TGCCTTTGCTGAAACCCGAGAAGTGGATGGGGCCAGCTATCAAAATGTCGCTTCCAAGCTTTAG TGGCCATACAGTGTATAATCCGAACCTTCTCAAATACTCCTGCCAAATCGAATGCag AACTCCCACAGAGAAAATTTGA
- the LOC117919020 gene encoding protein NEOXANTHIN-DEFICIENT 1 isoform X1, protein MPYLKPVEAEEKSSSGYGKPPWIFKGRALYQLHLVKAETARAFIPKEFRLVEAFGYTLGGFFLASYEDSPAGVFDELVVIAGIVWNPPTSCAWAARVLVNSDEACVHGRKAVGLPSQVARFSKRITAIPRQQRSKTNGFLNMIGIGNTFNSPKDCMDVQVTEIEGRTAADACSVNLNTAVPLLKPEKWMGPAIKMSLPSFSGHTVYNPNLLKYSCQIECRVRAVKPARVSSPSPGPKNKKENEKEGSPRHQIFSSMDSTAVETIENGENLCVSVMLSKPVLALEFNCLNMQVEAPIVVSHCSKNTLGGS, encoded by the exons ATG CCCTATTTGAAGCCGGTGGAAGCCGAGGAAAAATCTTCCTCGGGTTATGGCAAACCTCCATGGATATTCAAAGGCCG TGCCTTGTACCAGCTCCACCTTGTGAAAGCAGAAACCGCTAGAGCTTTCATCCCAAAAGAGTTCAGATTAGTTGAAGCTTTTGG ATACACTCTTGGTGGCTTTTTTCTTGCCAGTTATGAGGACAGCCCAGCTGGAGTTTTTGATGAG CTCGTGGTGATTGCAGGGATAGTGTGGAACCCACCAACATCTTGCGC ATGGGCTGCTAGAGTGCTTGTGAACAGTGATGAAGCTTGTGTTCATGGACGGAAG GCTGTAGGGCTTCCAAGTCAGGTTGCAAGGTTTTCAAAG AGAATTACTGCAATTCCAAGGCAACAAAGGAGTAAGACCAATGGCTTTCTTAACATGATCGGCATCGGTAATACTTTCAATAGTCCAAAGGATTGTATGGATGTTCAAGTGACAGAAATTGAGGGTCGTACTGCTGCAGATGCCTGTAGTGTTAACCTTAACACTGCTG TGCCTTTGCTGAAACCCGAGAAGTGGATGGGGCCAGCTATCAAAATGTCGCTTCCAAGCTTTAG TGGCCATACAGTGTATAATCCGAACCTTCTCAAATACTCCTGCCAAATCGAATGCag GGTGAGAGCAGTGAAGCCAGCCAGAGTATCAAGTCCCTCTCCTGGGccaaaaaataagaaggaaaatgagaaagaaggaTCTCCCAGACACCAGATTTTCAGTTCCATGGACTCCACAGCTGTAGAAACCattgaaaatggagaaaacCTCTGCGTTTCCGTGATGTTATCAAAGCCTGTATTAGCTCTGGAGTTTAACTGTCTGAACATGCAAGTTGAAGCCCCCATTGTAGTTTCCCACTGCTCCAAGAACACTTTAGGAGGTTCTTGA
- the LOC117919020 gene encoding protein NEOXANTHIN-DEFICIENT 1 isoform X2 has translation MPYLKPVEAEEKSSSGYGKPPWIFKGRALYQLHLVKAETARAFIPKEFRLVEAFGYTLGGFFLASYEDSPAGVFDELVVIAGIVWNPPTSCAWAARVLVNSDEACVHGRKAVGLPSQVARFSKRITAIPRQQRSKTNGFLNMIGIGNTFNSPKDCMDVQVTEIEGRTAADACSVNLNTAVPLLKPEKWMGPAIKMSLPSFRVRAVKPARVSSPSPGPKNKKENEKEGSPRHQIFSSMDSTAVETIENGENLCVSVMLSKPVLALEFNCLNMQVEAPIVVSHCSKNTLGGS, from the exons ATG CCCTATTTGAAGCCGGTGGAAGCCGAGGAAAAATCTTCCTCGGGTTATGGCAAACCTCCATGGATATTCAAAGGCCG TGCCTTGTACCAGCTCCACCTTGTGAAAGCAGAAACCGCTAGAGCTTTCATCCCAAAAGAGTTCAGATTAGTTGAAGCTTTTGG ATACACTCTTGGTGGCTTTTTTCTTGCCAGTTATGAGGACAGCCCAGCTGGAGTTTTTGATGAG CTCGTGGTGATTGCAGGGATAGTGTGGAACCCACCAACATCTTGCGC ATGGGCTGCTAGAGTGCTTGTGAACAGTGATGAAGCTTGTGTTCATGGACGGAAG GCTGTAGGGCTTCCAAGTCAGGTTGCAAGGTTTTCAAAG AGAATTACTGCAATTCCAAGGCAACAAAGGAGTAAGACCAATGGCTTTCTTAACATGATCGGCATCGGTAATACTTTCAATAGTCCAAAGGATTGTATGGATGTTCAAGTGACAGAAATTGAGGGTCGTACTGCTGCAGATGCCTGTAGTGTTAACCTTAACACTGCTG TGCCTTTGCTGAAACCCGAGAAGTGGATGGGGCCAGCTATCAAAATGTCGCTTCCAAGCTTTAG GGTGAGAGCAGTGAAGCCAGCCAGAGTATCAAGTCCCTCTCCTGGGccaaaaaataagaaggaaaatgagaaagaaggaTCTCCCAGACACCAGATTTTCAGTTCCATGGACTCCACAGCTGTAGAAACCattgaaaatggagaaaacCTCTGCGTTTCCGTGATGTTATCAAAGCCTGTATTAGCTCTGGAGTTTAACTGTCTGAACATGCAAGTTGAAGCCCCCATTGTAGTTTCCCACTGCTCCAAGAACACTTTAGGAGGTTCTTGA